A segment of the Kwoniella shivajii chromosome 2, complete sequence genome:
CGGTAAGTACTGAAGGAAGTGCGAAAGGATTCTTGGCTCCACCTCCGAGCTATGCGTACACTCATCAGCGTGGAGCTTCCTCAGTGAAGCAAAGCTACTGTGTGTGGACTTACAGGCATAGCATTGGCACCTGTCTCCCTAGCTACTTTCTCAGCTTCCATGATAgcttcatctgcatcttcagTCTTCCAAAAGCATGCAAAGCCTGTTCCTCTAGATCGACCAGTCATTTTGTCCATTGTGATTCGAGCATATCGTAGTGGACCGAAAGATCGGAACCTTTATTGGTAGTCAGCATAAGCAGCATACCATATAGTCGAATGGTCCTCTACTCACAAAGTGTTGAGTTCCTGCTCTGTGGTCTCGAAAGGTAAGTTCCGGATGAACAAAGTCGAACCGACATCTACAGTGGGTAAAGTAGGTTTTACCggttcttcctcctcctcttcctcttcttctgagcCGGATTCAGCTTCCGACATGTCGACATCCTCGTCGGCTTTTTCgtcgtcattatcatcgtcatcagaaCCCGAACCAGaatctgatccatcttcactaGCTGATCCCGACTCggaatcttcatctgatccagATTCTGATCCTGAAGCCGATCCTTtattctcttcatcatcaccttctacttttttagcttcttcccattttTCCTTACTCAATGCGAAATCAACCGCCACTTCTCGTCCTTCTTTACCGGATCTCGTCTTGAGTACTTTTCCATTAACACCTTCAATAGCTCTTTCAGCATCTTTTCGAGTCAAGAACCAAACGAAGGCGAAACCTCTTGCCcttggtggaggaggtggttTTGATGGATCGGCTGAGGGTGGTAATTTCGAAGGGAGGGTCGGTAAGTCAATAGTGTGTATAGGTCCATAAGGTAAGAAGGCAGCACGGAGGTCTTGTACAGTGGTCTGACAACCATTGTGGTCAGCAACCAATACAGCAGAGTCTCATTCAAGAAACTGTGTACTCACATCCCAAGCAAGATTTCTGATAATCAATCGACCGGCgtgactttgacttttgcCTTCACCTTTAGCTGATAATTTTTCAAGTCTCTTTTTCAATACACAAGATATTAAAGAACCTTTATAGGTATGTCCATGAAGTTTAGGCAATGCTTTCATTGCATCTCCATGAGAGGGGAATATGATGTTGGCTAAAAAGATTCATCTTATTGTAAGCTAGACTATCCAGGGATCGATCAGGTTTGGTTGAGCTCACCAGTATCTTGCGtagtttcaccttcttcggaAGGAACGGGATAAACTAATTCTGCATTGGAATCGACTTTCCTCACTTTTTTCCATAAAACATTCTTCGTTATTCCTTCTGGTAAACCTGATAAAACCAAAGTTCTGATAGCGTTTGGATCCCCTGATTTCtgttctcctccttcaccgccagctgatatcttgggttttggttttggtttgGAATCATTCTCTAGTGCAGCTGCTTTACGATCTTTGAGTGATGCCTATATTTAATTCCACATGTATCAGATCGATCGCCTTGGGATATCACCAGATAGAACGAAATGAAAATATTGGGCTCACCCTTTCACCAGCCAATGATACTCTGATTTTCCTATTTCCACCACCGAAAGAACCACCATTCAGTTCTTGCACTGCTCTTTGTGCATCTTCCAATAATGAATATGTGACATATCCTACACCTTTGGATTTACCAGTATCTTTATCAGTAGCCACGAAACCGTGCCTCACAGGACCAATGAATGAGAAATGGGTCAAGAGATCTGTGGATGTAGCTGTGTAAGGGAGTGAAGAGACGAATAGCGTTGTACTATAACACAGATTTCGATCATCAGCTAAAAGTCAACGGGAGAAGtaagatggtgaagatggaagaaactcacttgactcgttcttttcgatctttcTTCGACCCTGATCCTTCGGTAAGAGGTATGAAATCCTCTTCTGACATTATGAGTATGTCTACTTTGCTGTAATATCCGTAGAAGCTGGATTGAATGTTTCCAACAACATGAAAGATGTTCTGTTCTGTACCAACTTTTCACAAAAATGGTATTTTCATAATTTATTTTTCTGATGAAATCCTTCTTTCGAGAGACAAAGTGCTCAATTCCGCCGGAAACAGCAACACGTGGGAGACAAATAGGGTTGATTAATGCCACATCATTCTTTGATTGTGTGATAACAAGGTCTTtattctttcctcttgagatGTTGTATCTCGATTTGACAGTTCAGCGATATTCTCTTCATTTTATCTCCAACGTCTTAGGATTTAATTTGGACACACCTTGACTGCCCGCCTCCTCTGGGCCGATCACACCATGTATTCAACAAGATCACTGCTCGCGTTGACGGCGTCTTTCTCACGTCTTGCTGTGAGGCCTCAAATCCCCCTTgcttcctcatcaagatcagttTTACCCTCCATTCCTGTGGTCTCGAGGGAGATGAGAGGgttcgcttcttcttccaagtGTGAAGCTACTATTCAACAGGGTGAGTAAATCGCTGAGTCTTTCTACTGGGTCATGAATCCATACTGATCAACGGATTGACTATTTCATTTATGTTCAATCTTTTGTTTGAACCGTCATACTCTGATTCCACCTATATACTGCTACTCCTCGACATAATCCCTATTCTTTTCGTTCAATCATCAACTCGTAGTACTGAGAGGAGCACGTAAATCCACGAAAAGAAAATCGACAGTACCATTACTAGATAATTGTTTCCAGAAAAAAGCAGTTTGCGCAAAAGTGTACACTACAAAACCACGTAAACCGAATTCAGCAGTTAGGAAAGTAGCTAGAGTAAAATTAAGTAATGGTACTATGACAACCGCTTATATACCTGGTGAAGGACATAACTTACAAGAACATAGTGTCGTTCTAGttagaggtggtggtgctaAAGATTTACCTGGTGTGAGGGTGAGTAGATATCTCCCTTACGTTCAGGTCGCTTTACCTTTGTCATCACCAGTTTTCCTGTACTTTGTTTCGAGGGCTGGGATTGAgcggaagaggtggaagctgatatgtttgTCATGTTACGTCCTTTGCATAGTACAAGATCATCAGAGGCGCTCTTGATCTGAATGGTGTAGCAGGCAGAATCTCAGCTAGATCAAAATTCGGTGGTGAGTAACTATGTCGAGAATGAACTGTCTATATGAGCTGACTTTGGTCGAATTTCAGTCAAGAAGGCTAAGAAGTAGTAGACGTCCTGATATTATGGGATACATATCCATCTATCTATGTACATGCATGATATTTACACTACTTGGATCACATTGATTCTTCAGAAGTTCCAGATGTTATGCAGCACCCACTGCAGTTCGTTTATAAACGAATCGTCTCACTTTATGGCCCCTTTCTTGACCTGGTCCAACACCATGTCCTTCACGCCAACATTCTTCGCAGtacaaatcatcttcacacCCTGAGCAGACTAACGTAGCGTCCTTGTTACATATACCTGAATTGAGCATTATTTATCAGCGACAGTGAGCCGATTCACGTGTACGGCCAAGTCATACAAGGGGAACATCCAAAGACAGGGAAACGCAGAAGAGCAGAACATATAATCCGAAGAGCAGGAAAAACGAGGAGAAATGTGTAAACGTGTAAACATACAACACCAAGTATCCGTATCTTGATCCCTGTTCATTTCGAATCCAGGCAAATTCCAATTTTTAGGCGTTGGTAGATCTTTAGAACTGGttttaccttgaccttgaccttgactttgacctGGTCTCGcagttgaaggtgataatccCATTAAAGCATTTAACCTTCTCTTAGTTTCCTCGTCCACGTCCAcaacttcttcgtcgtcgtcgtcgtcttGAGTATCTTGAGGTATATGTGtgggtaaagaagggaatgacAGTCCCTCCAGCTCATCTGAAACTTCTTCCGGTCGTTCTTCTGAAAgttcatcatgatgatgatcatcgaCATTTTTGTCGACCGGATCATGTAATTTATCCAGCTTAGCTTCTTCCAGTGCTTTCACTAAAATCtcctcttcattttcttcgtcttctacatcgtcatctccactgtcagcttcttcttcattatcttcgccttcttttccatttccgttaTCAGGAAGATACGCTTTGGCTGCACGCAGTAGTGATCGCGCTTCTTGACCGAGGTCACGCTGTTGGTTATTTGATTCACTGTCATCTGAAGCGGCTGATGATTTTTCGAATGTATTCAAGTATTCTTGTATCTAAACAACCTAGAAATTCAGTAAAGAACAGAAAACGTATTTTCTCCccttgatttctcttcagACCTTGATTGAGAGAATGTATTCACCTCTTTATCtatatcctccttttccCCATATATCGGGtatcctgatcctgatcctgatcctgatcctgctGGTAATGCTTTTTCTGATCCACGTAAATTActtatcctcttcctcaactCATCCTCTTCTGTCTCGTCGCAATTACGGAGATTGACACCACCATCAAAGTGACCATTGGCTATCCTTtctaattcctcttcttcctcaatcgCTTTCCGAGCTGAATCTTCTATAGTACTCGCACTCGAAGGTCCCTCGTGTACATCTGAGACAGCATGAGTTGGCGCTCGAAGAGCTGCAAAGCGCGCTAGCAAGTCGTCTTCGTCAGACATCTGGACGCGACGATGAACATCAAGTTCATCGGCCGGAAAATAGAAGATAGAAGATAGAAGTTAGAAGATAggaaagatgggatgaatggatggatgaatggatggatggatggatggatggatggatggatggatgacCTCCACCCTGCTCGATCGGTCTAGGAAGTGAAACGCTAATCTGCTTGCGGCTTCTCATTCTGACTGTAGTCTCCAACAGCGACTCAAGCAAAGTATCAATTCCCAGAAAAATATACACATGAACATGCATGGGACAGTGATTTGACAGAGGACTATATATTATTGTCTGATTCAATTTAAACATATATATGCTACATTTTATACTAATTCGTCAAAGGACTATCAGGGTAAGAACCACTCAATTCTATAGTTTTCTTCCAACAATTTCAGGAGAGTACCTCATGCAGTCTGTATCTGATTTAACGGAGTTGGTGTTAAGATCATTTTAGAAAGACAAGATACTGCACTGTCAAATCTTTGAAAGTGAAGGGCCAATTGATATAAGAAAATCGACATGATACCGCAGAATGATCGTCTTTATCAGAAATCCTATAAGACAGATTGGGTTTCAGATTGTACTTGCGAAGCTGCTTCAGTCGCTGAATTCGTTCCGGGCATATCTGTTAGAGTGGGTTTGAAAAACATCGTTGTTATGTACTAAATTCAAGGATGAGAAGTCAGCAACgtcattcttctcattcctcCACTCTCGTGACCATCCTCTCTGCTCTATACCACTGACAGCAAGGAatgattactcaccttggacCTATATCTTGTAGTGGTTCCAACACCTAACGTTCCATTTCTAATAGCACTAGCCGTTAGATGATTCAATACCACATGATTCGGTACTGCCAGAATCGAATTATCATCTAGTGCAGCTGGAGCATTCGAATATCCAGTTTGTTGAGCCATTAATGGATCATGAGAATCCCATAATCTCTTCGAATCACTGTTCAGAATTACTTTATCTAATATTCTGGGTAATGTAGGTGGGGCGGGTACGTTTGATAGATATGGAACTGATTTTAAGAATTGTGAATATTCTTCAGGGGAGAAATGGGTTGGTAGTTCTTCTATGTATTGATAAAGTGTTAATGCGGGTGGTATGACGGTTGTCCATAGTGATTCGTCGTCTGAACAcagaggaagggaaagatcatTAGCACAATGTGAATTACAAGAGCGAGCCGGATCCTATCACTGCGTGCCTTCCAACATCACAATCCCAAACGTAAAGGACTCACCattctcctctttcaccGCCGGTTTAGCGTCCATGGCCCATTCCGctctcatctcttcctcgGTCTTAGGAGCTTCGACGTCTATCCAGTTCACTAGGATACCATCGTCATCTGTCGCAGTTGATATGTTCTTTGAACAGATCCATGAATCGTCTACTATGAACTTCAGACGATACTGTCCCGGCGGAAGGCGCAGGACTGTATTGAAGTCGTGTGTGCTGTAGTTCAGAAAGGCAACGTGTCAGCCCCCAACGATGAGAGGAgagaaaaatcaagaagaaactGCTTGCAAACccttactcaccttctctggAGCTTGATCCTTCCTTTCCAATTATCAGCGAAATTACCAGTGACGAAGACTGTTTTTCCACCTTGCGTCCAATGAATCGGTACATTCACTAAACCGTCATCAATCGGTACCTGTGCTGCTTGTTCCCCTTGGATATctttaggtaaaggtgtagGAGCTTTCGATGGGGGAGGAGGCGATAAACCGCTTTGACCTTGTAGTtgagatggaggaagaggtaattTACTACTTCCTTGTTGTGGTGTGGATTCCTTGCCAATTCCAGATACAGGAATGGGTATGGGCATGGCCATTGGTTTGAGATTTTGTGTTGGTGTGGAAGGGAAATAAGGATTATTCGTTTCATGTCTAGATTGAATGTTGGTATTTGGCATTGAAATAGgagctgattttgatgaattatCAAGTTTTGACATTGCACCCAAGGCGTTTGGGTTCGATAAAGGAGAAGCTGTTCTACCACCTAACGTCTGATGCCATTTCTTCTGTTGAGGAGTGATGattgttgaggttgaagtggacgttgagattggaatgttacttgctgaagaagaagatgttgatgttgtatttgtgtttgtATTTGTAGTGGAAGAAGTTTGATTATGTTTTACGGCAGTTGTTGACGGAGCTAGATGATGTGAAGTATGAGTATGTGTCGTGGGTACAGGTGCAGCTGGAGTCAAAGCTGCAGGAGTGAATGATAGTTTATTTAAATCAGGCAATTCTAATGATTTCCTACGTCTTGGCGAGCCACTTCTACCACttggtgaagttggattAGATGATTGAGGTGATATGTGTGTAGGTCTAGATGGCATTGGTAATCTCAAATTTGGATGATGTCTATTTCCTGATCCATGTCCATGTGAATGCCCGAAAACATGTCCGTGTCCACTATGACTACTACCATGCGTAGGTGAGTTCAAGTtggaatcatcttccaatacatgtttaccattaccaccaccttgaccaccaTGATGAGGTGATGCATGTCCATTATGATGTGAAGGTGTGTTACCCATCTTGCACGAATGGACGATAAGATAGTGCGATTGAGGGTGAGTATGTCGCGTGGGAAAACTGGGGTTATCGAGTGGTTTGTTGGGGAAGTCGTGATGCGATGTTCACAATTGATCGTCAATGAGTGGCGGCGAGTGAGTGACAGCGTGTATGATAACAGATGTGCACAAAGAGAGTTTGATTTAGGGAGGAAATGAGAGTATCGTCAACAGAGGATATATGGTGTTAGTATGGTTATAACATTAAGTTATATGAGATTAAATACAATTGATGGAATTCCAATCAATAATGAATGATGTGGCGACGTTGATGAGGGGCTAAGTGCCGCCCGGTAGTGGCGTATGAGAGTATACCAGATTGGGTAATTCTAATGCATATCAACAATTCCCACCCCCCTTCTTATGTGGTAGTACTCGGCGACAATCTTCATTCGTGTCTTCCTTATCATTCACATTTTATCAATCAGAATCGCAGTCACACATATAGATACTTCTTTCACTCAACTAATATCACTcatatcatacatcataTCCTCAGATCAGTAACCTTTCTCCAAGAATTGAGAAGCTCAATCATATAGAAGCATGGCTACACGTCCTGCTCCTCCTTTACCTGGACAAGGAGGTGGTAGTAGTAgcagtggtggtggtggtggtggcagGAGACATAACTCGATACCACCTCAGTCAATGGCACCTCACTTACAATACGGCCATGGAAGTGGACAGGGGAATATGCAGGGACAGCAGCAGCAGTTCAAACAGAGGGCTAAACCGAGAGTGGGACAGTATGAGATTGAGAGGACGTTGGGGACGGGTAGTTTCGGTAAAGTCAAACGTGAGTGGCCTTTCACTGGCACTTCGGGGGGTGGGATGGGAGGGAGCCATGGTACACTACAAATGGATGCTTGGGGGTGGGATGgggggaaagaaagatcatTTATACAacatggaagagatgacTGTACCACTATACCTACCAACAAAAGAGGATAGATGACGTATAACcacatcacatcacatatatatatgaaacGAGGTCTGTGCTTATTTAACTGTATTCATCAGTGGCAACTCATGCGATAACGGGTCATCAAGTGGCATTGAAACTCATCAATCGAGCCAAAATAACAACTCCAGATATGAATGCCAGAGTCAAGAGAGAGATTCAATATCTAAAAGTATTGAGACATCCTCATATCATCAAGCTGTACGTATCATCTCACACTGGTACCGTCTTCTTACTCACTTATGGACGTACCCAACTGATGGCTGACTGCGAATTGTGTAGATACGAAGTGATCACTACTCCCACCGATGTAATCATGGTCATGGAATATGCAGGTGAAGAGCTCTTCAATTATATAGTATCAAAAGGTAAACATGGGGTAAGTTATCCGTTGTCCTAGTATAGCAACCTCATGTCTCGACAAAGCTGATAGCCAAAACACATATCTTAgatgtcagaagaagaagctcgtCGTTTCTTTCAAcagatgatatcagctatagAATACTGTCATAGACATCATATCGTACATCGTGATCTAAAACCTgaaaagtgagtgatcactCGCCTGTACTGCGCTGCGTTGAGACACTTATACCTACTGACACTTCGTACTTTAGCTTATTCCTTGACTCGAGACGCAATATCAAAATCGGTGATTTCGGTCTA
Coding sequences within it:
- a CDS encoding ribosomal protein S12, translating into MYSTRSLLALTASFSRLAVRPQIPLASSSRSVLPSIPVVSREMRGFASSSKCEATIQQVLRGARKSTKRKSTVPLLDNCFQKKAVCAKVYTTKPRKPNSAVRKVARVKLSNGTMTTAYIPGEGHNLQEHSVVLVRGGGAKDLPGVRYKIIRGALDLNGVAGRISARSKFGVKKAKK